One genomic segment of Flavobacteriales bacterium includes these proteins:
- a CDS encoding aminoacyl-tRNA hydrolase, whose amino-acid sequence GNPGVKYENTRHNIGFKVLDALAESSNTSFKEEKHAYYTSIKHKSRTYHLIKPTTFMNLSGKALNYWMQHLKVKVENVLVVTDDIALPFSVMRLRGKGSDGGHNGLKDINYYLGHTKYARLRFGVGDQFLKGQQAQYVLSEWTTDEEKDLSERIQHATKMVLAFGTIGLARTMSDFNGK is encoded by the coding sequence GGAAACCCTGGTGTCAAGTACGAAAATACAAGACACAATATAGGATTTAAAGTATTGGACGCTCTAGCCGAGTCGTCCAATACTTCTTTTAAAGAGGAAAAACACGCTTACTACACTTCCATAAAACATAAGTCCAGAACCTATCACCTTATTAAACCTACCACTTTTATGAATTTGAGTGGCAAAGCCTTAAACTATTGGATGCAACATCTAAAAGTTAAAGTCGAAAATGTTCTTGTGGTGACCGATGATATTGCTTTGCCCTTTAGTGTCATGCGACTTAGAGGCAAAGGCTCAGATGGTGGACACAACGGTTTAAAAGACATCAACTATTACTTAGGACATACTAAATATGCCCGTTTACGCTTTGGAGTAGGCGATCAGTTTTTGAAAGGGCAACAGGCTCAATACGTCTTATCGGAGTGGACAACAGACGAAGAAAAGGACTTGTCAGAACGCATTCAACACGCCACAAAGATGGTACTCGCTTTTGGCACTATTGGCTTGGCACGAACCATGAGTGATTTTAATGGAAAATGA
- a CDS encoding class I SAM-dependent methyltransferase, whose protein sequence is MKKLLLKTLRPTFFILIVDYLFFLYHYIKSTTQRLRFKKSNPHIILPPAYYMYEAFGISNYNTYYFGSIETAKHILKRFNKYMPIDNIKLLDWGCGTARVIRHFPKILSPNCICYGTDYNLKYINWCTKNIKNIQFSTNQLYPPTNYNENTFDAIYGISIFTHLSEELHYKWFDELIRILKPNGTLQITLSGEAFINKLSDEEKERFFDDKLIEHKSIKVVHRSFASHHPKNFIHKLVGKHKVLEHIAGDIINGKATQDIWLIRKVN, encoded by the coding sequence ATGAAAAAATTACTTCTTAAAACATTAAGACCTACTTTCTTTATACTTATAGTTGATTACTTATTTTTTCTTTATCACTATATTAAAAGTACAACACAGAGATTACGATTTAAAAAAAGTAATCCTCACATTATTCTACCTCCAGCCTATTATATGTATGAAGCATTTGGAATAAGTAATTATAATACGTATTACTTTGGGAGTATTGAAACAGCAAAGCATATTCTTAAGCGTTTCAATAAATATATGCCTATCGACAACATTAAGCTTTTAGATTGGGGCTGTGGAACAGCTAGGGTAATAAGACATTTTCCAAAAATACTTAGTCCAAATTGCATATGCTACGGAACAGATTATAATTTAAAGTATATCAATTGGTGCACAAAAAATATTAAGAATATTCAATTCAGTACCAATCAATTATATCCACCTACAAACTACAATGAAAATACCTTTGATGCTATTTATGGCATTTCTATTTTCACTCATCTTTCTGAAGAATTGCACTATAAATGGTTTGATGAATTGATTCGCATTCTTAAACCAAATGGGACATTACAGATTACTTTAAGTGGAGAGGCTTTCATCAACAAATTATCAGATGAAGAAAAAGAACGGTTTTTTGACGATAAACTCATAGAGCATAAAAGCATTAAAGTAGTACATCGAAGTTTTGCTAGTCATCATCCTAAAAATTTTATCCATAAACTCGTGGGCAAACATAAAGTACTAGAGCATATTGCTGGAGATATTATAAATGGAAAAGCTACACAAGATATTTGGCTGATAAGAAAGGTAAATTAG
- a CDS encoding T9SS type A sorting domain-containing protein produces the protein MNLKVILNCHEISVYRNNDNPNFDFEKCSSALNYYGSHPAVIGWHIVDEPSKNAHFSTTKPFSDAIHNYSDNKIRFSNLYPNYSTKNQLEINHEYIGPQANIQQYKNYIKDFINITNPNFLSVDHYPMSGNTNYFQNLQILSSLGKEYNLPYFIMFTPRMPSGEGKKIAEFNYVIFSNLVYGSKGIFYWAREGQAGGCGNGYSINCSNHSWLGSKFWDNLVSQTTKESLKELHGNLIDNGDLLFSLELKNVYHYSTNTGIGENQTTIIPSQSNWQNLQNDLFFNSLFDAQNPIETNNNSNMSNFVISFMEDKYENNYFWIFNKSIKNGLSLKLNFNDNYSILNQFENELTTGAFLNAYLEKGEGQLFRVVDNFEIYINVCNKTYWTKYPDVFAKKISLGGNNCNINFLNNSEINFYGEEIYINKNVSFQEGCNVKLEAKKYIDLGANLRGRNEIDNNSVVKIYPNPSKGNFKIDSEDIINRINIYDSSGRLIFENGQYSDKYFPIKTNLRTGIYFIELSNDKKSYISSLVIQ, from the coding sequence TTGAATCTGAAAGTTATTTTAAATTGTCACGAAATAAGTGTATATAGAAATAATGACAACCCAAATTTTGACTTTGAAAAATGTAGTTCGGCATTAAATTATTATGGTTCACACCCAGCAGTAATTGGGTGGCATATTGTCGACGAACCATCAAAAAACGCACACTTTTCAACAACTAAACCTTTTTCTGATGCTATACATAATTATAGTGACAATAAAATCAGGTTTTCTAATTTATACCCAAATTACTCAACAAAAAATCAATTAGAAATAAATCATGAATATATTGGCCCACAGGCTAACATACAACAGTATAAAAATTACATAAAAGATTTTATAAATATAACTAATCCGAACTTTTTATCTGTAGACCACTACCCAATGAGTGGCAACACAAATTACTTTCAAAACTTACAAATTCTTTCTTCATTAGGTAAAGAGTATAATCTCCCATATTTTATAATGTTTACACCAAGAATGCCCTCAGGTGAAGGGAAAAAAATTGCTGAATTTAACTACGTTATCTTCTCTAATTTAGTTTACGGATCAAAAGGAATTTTCTATTGGGCTAGAGAGGGTCAAGCAGGTGGCTGTGGCAATGGATATAGCATCAATTGCTCTAATCATTCTTGGTTAGGGTCGAAATTTTGGGATAATCTTGTAAGCCAAACCACAAAAGAAAGTTTGAAAGAACTACACGGTAATTTAATCGATAATGGGGATTTATTATTTTCTTTAGAATTAAAAAATGTATATCACTATTCTACGAACACAGGTATTGGAGAAAACCAAACAACAATCATTCCTTCACAATCGAATTGGCAGAACTTACAGAACGACTTATTTTTCAATAGTCTTTTTGACGCTCAAAATCCTATTGAAACAAATAATAATTCTAATATGTCAAATTTTGTTATTTCGTTTATGGAAGATAAATATGAGAATAATTATTTTTGGATTTTCAACAAGAGTATAAAAAATGGTTTAAGCCTAAAATTAAACTTTAACGATAATTATTCAATTTTAAATCAATTTGAAAACGAATTAACTACTGGGGCTTTTTTAAACGCCTACTTAGAAAAAGGAGAAGGACAACTGTTTAGAGTTGTGGATAACTTTGAAATTTACATTAACGTATGTAATAAAACATACTGGACCAAATACCCTGATGTATTTGCGAAAAAGATATCCCTAGGAGGTAATAATTGTAACATTAATTTTCTAAATAACTCTGAAATCAACTTTTATGGTGAAGAAATATACATCAATAAAAACGTATCATTTCAAGAAGGTTGCAACGTTAAATTAGAAGCTAAAAAGTATATTGATTTGGGAGCAAATTTAAGAGGACGAAATGAAATTGATAACAATAGTGTTGTGAAAATTTATCCTAACCCAAGTAAAGGTAATTTCAAAATCGATAGTGAAGATATAATAAATAGAATAAATATTTATGATTCATCAGGTCGTCTAATTTTTGAAAATGGCCAATATTCAGACAAGTACTTCCCAATTAAAACGAATTTAAGAACAGGTATCTATTTTATTGAGTTAAGCAATGACAAAAAATCATATATTAGTAGTTTAGTTATTCAATGA
- a CDS encoding T9SS type A sorting domain-containing protein, with the protein MDSTVSIVEKETLNIRVYPNPFENYTAVEFDNPQSEHYTVKLIDVRGRLVHHQEVITERLVIYRNQMQRGIYYLEVDGKRKAREIVIIQ; encoded by the coding sequence ATTGATTCTACAGTAAGTATAGTAGAAAAAGAGACTCTGAATATTAGAGTATACCCTAATCCATTCGAAAACTATACAGCAGTAGAGTTTGATAATCCTCAAAGTGAGCATTACACAGTAAAATTAATAGATGTTAGAGGGAGGTTAGTTCATCATCAAGAAGTAATTACAGAACGATTAGTCATTTATAGAAATCAAATGCAAAGGGGTATCTATTATTTGGAAGTTGATGGTAAACGTAAGGCTCGAGAAATAGTAATTATTCAATAA
- a CDS encoding glycine--tRNA ligase produces MANYEEVFKKVVAHAKEYGFIFQSSELYDGLAAVYDYGPNGSELKNNIRNYWWKSMVNMNENIVGLDSAIFMHPTTWKASGHVDAFNDPLIDNKDSKKRYRADVLIEDYVAKIEGKIDKEVKKAIKRFGDSFDKEQFVSTNPRVLGYKSKCLSIMQRFSESMSANKLDDVKALIEELEIVCPVSGTKNWTDVRQFNLMFKTQMGSTSDGATDLYLRPETAQGIFVNFLNVQKTARMKIPFGIAQTGKAFRNEIVARQFIFRMREFEQMEMQFFVRPGEEMKWYEHWKDSRMKWHLSLGIDKELFRFHDHDNLAHYANAACDIEFKFPFGFKELEGIHSRTDFDLKSHQEHSGRKVQYFDPEINESYVPYVVETSIGLDRMFLTILSNSYKEEEVNGENRLVLSIPALLAPVKAAILPLTKKDGLPEKAREILSLLQCDFLCQYEEKDSIGKRYRRQDAIGTPYCITVDHQSLEDNTVTVRDRDTMTQERVAIDSLHALVSKKVDFRNYL; encoded by the coding sequence ATGGCAAATTATGAAGAGGTATTTAAAAAAGTCGTTGCTCACGCTAAAGAGTATGGTTTTATTTTTCAATCTAGTGAGTTGTATGATGGACTAGCAGCAGTATATGATTATGGCCCTAACGGCTCTGAACTAAAGAATAATATTCGCAACTATTGGTGGAAGTCAATGGTTAATATGAATGAAAATATTGTGGGTTTGGACTCTGCTATTTTTATGCACCCTACCACTTGGAAAGCGTCGGGTCATGTTGATGCTTTTAACGACCCTCTCATAGATAATAAAGATTCTAAAAAACGATACAGAGCCGATGTTCTTATTGAAGACTATGTGGCTAAAATTGAAGGCAAAATTGATAAAGAAGTCAAAAAAGCTATCAAGCGTTTTGGCGATAGTTTCGACAAAGAACAATTTGTAAGCACTAACCCTAGAGTTTTGGGTTACAAGTCAAAATGCCTAAGCATTATGCAACGCTTTAGCGAATCTATGAGTGCTAATAAATTGGATGATGTTAAAGCACTTATTGAAGAGTTAGAAATCGTTTGCCCTGTGTCTGGCACAAAAAATTGGACCGATGTTCGTCAGTTCAATTTAATGTTCAAAACACAAATGGGGTCGACAAGCGATGGGGCTACTGACCTTTACCTCAGACCTGAAACCGCTCAAGGTATTTTTGTTAATTTTTTGAATGTGCAGAAAACTGCTCGTATGAAAATTCCTTTTGGTATAGCACAAACTGGGAAGGCATTTAGAAACGAAATTGTAGCGCGTCAATTTATCTTCCGTATGCGCGAGTTTGAGCAAATGGAAATGCAATTTTTTGTTCGTCCTGGCGAGGAAATGAAATGGTATGAACATTGGAAAGACTCTAGAATGAAATGGCATTTGAGTCTTGGAATCGACAAAGAACTTTTCCGTTTTCACGACCACGACAATTTGGCCCACTACGCTAATGCTGCTTGCGATATTGAATTTAAGTTTCCTTTTGGGTTCAAAGAATTAGAGGGAATTCATTCTCGTACAGACTTCGATTTGAAAAGTCATCAGGAACATTCAGGACGAAAAGTGCAATACTTTGACCCTGAGATTAATGAGAGCTATGTCCCTTATGTGGTAGAGACCTCCATTGGTCTTGACCGAATGTTTTTAACTATTCTTAGCAACTCTTATAAAGAGGAAGAGGTGAATGGCGAAAACAGGTTAGTATTGTCAATCCCTGCATTATTGGCTCCTGTGAAAGCAGCGATTTTGCCCCTAACTAAAAAGGATGGATTGCCAGAAAAGGCTCGTGAAATCTTGAGTCTTCTTCAGTGCGACTTCCTGTGCCAATACGAAGAAAAAGACTCCATTGGTAAACGTTATAGACGTCAAGACGCTATAGGTACACCTTATTGCATTACGGTAGATCACCAAAGCTTGGAAGACAATACAGTAACAGTTAGAGACAGAGACACTATGACTCAAGAGCGAGTAGCAATAGACAGCTTACATGCACTTGTTTCAAAAAAAGTGGATTTTAGAAACTACTTATAA
- a CDS encoding DUF3109 family protein: MVQIEDKIISLDVFDRQFACDLSACKGACCVDGDAGAPLNDDELFVLSEIFDEVKPYMRQEGIDAIEEQGFYVVDSDGDNTTPLINNNECAFVSFDVDGTAKCSIEQAYNEGKVDFKKPISCHLFPIRIEKYKDFDAVNYEAIDICKPACDCGEKLQMPVFRFLKEPLIRHYGEKWFEELCEADKLLKNS; the protein is encoded by the coding sequence ATGGTTCAGATTGAAGACAAGATTATTTCATTAGACGTGTTTGACAGACAATTTGCTTGCGACTTATCCGCTTGCAAAGGAGCATGTTGCGTTGACGGAGATGCTGGAGCCCCATTAAATGATGATGAGCTTTTTGTACTGTCTGAAATTTTTGATGAGGTAAAACCATATATGCGTCAAGAAGGAATTGACGCTATTGAAGAACAAGGCTTTTATGTCGTTGATTCAGACGGTGATAATACCACTCCCTTAATCAATAATAATGAATGTGCATTTGTTTCCTTTGATGTTGACGGCACAGCAAAATGCAGCATCGAACAGGCTTATAATGAGGGTAAAGTCGACTTTAAAAAGCCTATATCTTGTCATCTTTTTCCGATAAGAATTGAAAAGTATAAAGATTTTGACGCAGTTAATTATGAAGCCATAGACATTTGCAAGCCAGCTTGTGATTGTGGGGAAAAATTACAAATGCCTGTCTTTCGTTTTTTAAAAGAACCACTTATTCGACACTATGGAGAAAAATGGTTTGAGGAGCTGTGTGAAGCCGACAAACTTTTAAAAAATAGTTAA
- a CDS encoding ribonucleotide-diphosphate reductase subunit beta, which translates to MATAIEPILKENANRFVLFPIEHDDIWKWYKKQEASFWTAEEIDLHQDLVDWESKLNDDERYFIKHILAFFAASDGIVNENLAENFVNEVQYTEAKFFYGFQIMMENIHSETYSLLIDTYIKDKKERNQLFTAIEHFDAIKKKADWAIKWIGSDSFAERLIAFAAVEGIFFSGSFCSIFWLKKRGLMPGLTFSNELISRDEGLHCDFACHLHNHHLINKVPKERIKEIIVDALDIEREFIIESLPVKLIGMNSDLMTKYLEFVTDRLLVELGCEKVYNSENPFDFMEMISLEGKTNFFEKRVGDYQKAGVLGESSDSKDNFSFDDDF; encoded by the coding sequence ATGGCAACAGCTATTGAACCCATACTCAAAGAGAACGCAAATCGTTTCGTTTTATTTCCTATAGAACACGACGATATTTGGAAGTGGTATAAGAAACAAGAAGCTAGTTTTTGGACTGCTGAGGAGATTGATTTGCATCAAGACCTAGTAGACTGGGAATCAAAGCTGAATGACGATGAACGCTACTTCATCAAGCATATATTAGCGTTCTTTGCAGCAAGTGATGGTATCGTAAATGAGAACCTAGCTGAGAATTTTGTAAACGAAGTTCAGTATACTGAGGCAAAGTTCTTTTACGGTTTTCAAATTATGATGGAGAACATCCATTCAGAAACCTATTCGTTATTAATTGATACCTACATCAAAGACAAGAAAGAAAGAAACCAGTTGTTTACTGCCATTGAACATTTTGATGCTATTAAGAAAAAAGCAGATTGGGCAATCAAGTGGATTGGAAGCGATTCTTTTGCTGAAAGGCTAATTGCTTTTGCAGCTGTTGAGGGAATTTTCTTCTCCGGCTCATTTTGTTCTATCTTCTGGCTCAAGAAAAGAGGACTTATGCCAGGTCTTACGTTCTCAAACGAGCTTATAAGTAGAGATGAAGGTTTACATTGTGATTTTGCATGTCATTTACATAATCACCACCTAATCAATAAAGTTCCTAAAGAGAGAATAAAAGAAATTATAGTAGACGCATTAGATATCGAAAGAGAGTTTATCATTGAATCTTTACCAGTAAAATTAATTGGTATGAATTCGGATTTAATGACCAAATATTTAGAGTTTGTTACCGATCGCCTGTTAGTAGAATTAGGCTGCGAGAAGGTTTACAATTCTGAAAACCCATTTGATTTTATGGAAATGATTTCCTTAGAAGGAAAAACAAATTTCTTTGAAAAAAGAGTAGGTGATTACCAAAAAGCGGGAGTATTAGGTGAATCATCAGACTCAAAAGATAATTTTTCGTTTGACGACGATTTTTAA
- a CDS encoding ribonucleoside-diphosphate reductase subunit alpha has translation MFVVKRDGRKESIKFDKITARIQKLCYGFSDLVEPTAVAMKVIEGIYEGVTTSELDNLAAEVSASMTTRHPDYALLASRISVSNLHKDTKKSFSETMTELYNYINPKTGKKAPLIADDVIKIIKKNAELLDSTIIYDRDFCYDYFGFKTLERSYLLRLNGKVAERPQHMLMRVAIGIHKEDIQSAIETYELMSQKYFTHATPTLFNAGTPKPQMSSCFLLTMKDDSIDGIYDTLKQCAKISQSAGGIGLSIHNVRATGSYIRGTNGTSNGIVPMLRVFNDTARYVDQGGGKRKGSFAIYLEPWHADVFDFLDLRKNHGKEEMRARDLFFALWTPDLFMQRVKEDGEWTLMCPNECPGLADTYGKDFENLYKKYEKAGKGRKTIRARELWEKVVESQVETGTPYILYKDACNEKSNQKNLGTIRSSNLCTEIIEYTAPDEVAVCNLASIALPMFIDEEKNVFDHEKLYNITRVITKNLNKVIDRNYYPVAEAKNSNMRHRPVGLGVQGLADAFIKLRLPFDSPEAKVLNEEIFETIYFAALTSSMESAKEEGAYQTYEGSPISQGLFQHNLWGKKDEELSGRWAWGELRNQIKENGVRNSLLLAPMPTASTSQILGNNECFEPYTSNIYTRRVLSGEFVVVNKHLLLDLVQLGLWNDEMKNEIIKANGSVQGIESIPENIKALYKTVWEIKMKDIIDMSADRGHFIDQSQSLNLFIDQPNIGKITSMHFYAWEKGLKTGMYYLRTKAATQAIQFTVQKQAKSQLEPVVANKEGEYTSEEAIACSIDNPDDCIACGS, from the coding sequence ATGTTTGTAGTAAAAAGAGATGGAAGAAAAGAGTCAATAAAGTTTGATAAGATTACGGCTCGAATTCAAAAGTTATGTTATGGCTTTAGTGACTTGGTAGAACCTACCGCAGTTGCTATGAAAGTAATTGAGGGAATTTATGAAGGTGTAACTACTTCGGAGCTAGATAATTTAGCTGCTGAGGTGTCAGCTTCAATGACCACCCGTCACCCCGATTATGCCTTATTAGCTTCCAGAATCTCCGTTTCTAACTTACACAAAGACACCAAGAAATCGTTTTCCGAAACGATGACTGAGCTATACAATTACATCAACCCAAAGACGGGCAAGAAAGCACCATTGATTGCTGACGATGTTATTAAAATTATCAAAAAGAACGCCGAGCTTTTAGACTCTACCATCATTTACGATAGAGATTTTTGCTACGATTACTTCGGCTTTAAAACATTAGAGCGTTCTTATCTTTTGAGATTAAATGGTAAAGTTGCTGAACGACCACAGCACATGCTTATGCGTGTAGCTATTGGTATTCACAAAGAAGATATACAGTCTGCTATTGAAACGTATGAGTTGATGTCGCAGAAATATTTTACACATGCTACTCCTACATTATTTAATGCTGGAACGCCTAAGCCACAAATGTCATCTTGTTTTCTATTAACAATGAAAGACGATAGTATTGATGGGATTTACGATACACTAAAGCAATGTGCAAAAATTTCTCAATCAGCAGGTGGTATAGGTCTAAGCATTCACAATGTACGAGCAACAGGCTCGTATATTAGAGGAACTAACGGGACGTCTAATGGAATCGTTCCAATGCTAAGAGTATTCAACGATACAGCACGCTACGTTGACCAAGGCGGTGGCAAAAGAAAGGGTTCATTTGCTATTTACTTAGAACCTTGGCATGCTGATGTTTTTGATTTCTTAGACTTAAGAAAAAACCATGGTAAGGAAGAAATGAGAGCAAGAGATTTATTCTTCGCTTTATGGACTCCAGATTTATTCATGCAAAGGGTTAAAGAAGACGGAGAATGGACGCTAATGTGTCCTAACGAATGTCCAGGTTTAGCAGATACTTACGGAAAAGATTTCGAGAACTTATACAAAAAGTACGAGAAGGCAGGGAAAGGCAGAAAGACGATTAGAGCAAGAGAGTTGTGGGAAAAGGTAGTAGAGTCTCAAGTTGAAACGGGCACACCTTACATTCTTTACAAAGACGCTTGTAATGAGAAGTCTAACCAAAAGAACTTGGGAACTATTCGTTCTTCCAATTTATGTACTGAAATTATAGAGTACACTGCGCCAGATGAAGTTGCTGTTTGTAACCTTGCTTCAATTGCATTACCAATGTTTATTGATGAGGAGAAAAATGTATTCGACCACGAAAAGCTATATAACATCACTCGTGTAATTACTAAAAACCTAAACAAAGTAATTGATAGAAATTACTACCCTGTTGCAGAAGCTAAAAATTCAAATATGCGTCACAGACCTGTTGGACTCGGAGTGCAAGGTTTAGCAGATGCATTTATTAAACTTCGTTTACCTTTCGATTCTCCGGAAGCAAAAGTGTTGAATGAAGAAATTTTTGAGACCATTTATTTTGCTGCTTTAACATCATCAATGGAATCCGCGAAAGAAGAGGGGGCATATCAAACTTATGAAGGCTCTCCAATCTCTCAGGGTCTGTTCCAGCACAACTTGTGGGGTAAGAAAGACGAAGAGCTAAGCGGAAGATGGGCTTGGGGAGAACTAAGAAATCAGATAAAAGAAAATGGTGTGCGTAACAGCTTATTATTAGCTCCTATGCCAACAGCATCCACTTCTCAAATCTTAGGAAACAACGAATGTTTCGAGCCATACACATCAAACATCTATACTAGACGTGTGTTGTCAGGAGAGTTTGTTGTCGTAAACAAACACCTACTACTTGATTTGGTACAGTTAGGCTTATGGAACGATGAAATGAAAAATGAAATCATTAAAGCAAATGGTTCTGTTCAAGGTATTGAATCAATTCCTGAAAACATCAAAGCACTTTACAAAACCGTTTGGGAAATTAAGATGAAAGATATCATTGATATGTCAGCCGATAGAGGACACTTCATTGACCAATCTCAATCTCTAAACTTATTTATTGATCAGCCTAACATTGGCAAGATTACATCAATGCATTTTTACGCTTGGGAGAAAGGTCTCAAAACAGGGATGTACTACCTAAGAACAAAAGCGGCTACTCAAGCGATACAGTTTACGGTACAAAAGCAAGCTAAATCTCAACTCGAACCAGTTGTTGCTAATAAAGAAGGAGAGTACACTTCTGAAGAAGCGATAGCATGTTCAATTGACAATCCAGACGATTGCATAGCTTGTGGTTCTTAG
- a CDS encoding acyl-CoA dehydrogenase family protein — protein sequence MSTDLFQAPDYFQLDDLLIEEHKLVRDAARDWVKREVSPIIEESCQKAEFPNHLVSGLAEIGAFGPYIPVEYGGAGLDQISYGLIMQELERGDSGIRSTASVQSSLVMYPIFKYGNEEQRQKYLPKLASGEMVGCFGLTEPDFGSNPGGMVTNFKDMGDHYLLNGAKLWISNSPFADIAIVWAKNEDGRIKGLIVERGMEGFSTPETHNKWSLRASATGELVFDNVKVPKENLLPNKDGLGAPLGCLDSARYGIAWGTIGAAMDCYDTALRYSKQRIQFGKPIAGFQLQQKKLAEMITEITKAQFITWRLGVLRNEGRATSAQISMCKRNNVDMALKIARDARQMLGGMGITGEYPIMRHMMNLESVVTYEGTHDIHLLITGLDITGENAFV from the coding sequence ATGTCTACAGATTTATTTCAAGCACCAGATTATTTTCAACTCGATGACTTACTGATTGAAGAACACAAGCTTGTTCGTGATGCAGCACGTGATTGGGTAAAAAGAGAGGTGTCGCCAATTATTGAGGAAAGCTGTCAAAAAGCTGAATTTCCTAATCATCTTGTTTCGGGGTTAGCAGAAATTGGTGCTTTTGGCCCATATATTCCAGTTGAATATGGTGGCGCTGGACTTGACCAAATTTCTTATGGACTAATCATGCAAGAATTGGAAAGAGGCGATAGTGGAATTCGTTCTACTGCTTCCGTTCAATCTTCCTTAGTAATGTACCCTATTTTCAAATATGGTAACGAAGAGCAACGTCAGAAATACTTGCCAAAATTAGCAAGTGGTGAAATGGTAGGTTGTTTTGGTTTGACCGAGCCTGATTTTGGTTCTAACCCAGGTGGGATGGTAACTAATTTTAAGGATATGGGCGACCACTATTTGTTAAATGGCGCGAAACTATGGATATCTAATTCTCCTTTTGCAGATATTGCTATTGTTTGGGCAAAGAATGAAGATGGACGAATTAAAGGATTAATTGTAGAAAGAGGAATGGAAGGTTTTTCAACTCCAGAAACTCACAACAAATGGAGTCTAAGGGCTTCAGCTACTGGCGAATTGGTATTTGATAATGTTAAAGTACCAAAAGAAAACCTATTGCCAAATAAAGACGGTTTAGGTGCGCCGCTAGGATGTTTGGACTCGGCCCGTTATGGAATTGCTTGGGGAACTATCGGTGCAGCTATGGACTGCTACGATACAGCTCTTAGATATTCTAAACAACGTATTCAGTTTGGTAAACCCATTGCTGGCTTTCAGCTTCAACAAAAAAAATTAGCTGAGATGATTACGGAAATCACAAAAGCACAATTTATTACATGGAGATTAGGTGTTCTTCGTAATGAAGGCAGAGCAACTTCTGCTCAAATTTCTATGTGTAAAAGAAACAATGTAGATATGGCACTAAAAATTGCTCGTGATGCTCGACAAATGTTGGGTGGTATGGGAATTACTGGTGAATACCCTATCATGCGTCACATGATGAATTTAGAGTCTGTAGTTACATATGAAGGTACGCACGACATTCACCTACTCATCACAGGTTTGGATATTACTGGTGAAAATGCCTTTGTATAA
- a CDS encoding DUF4271 domain-containing protein, whose protein sequence is MDLIAEAYNSPNQEWVFILFIFFFSYITFLKYNYFSRFVLILKSPFSQKHANQFLREESRSSNKLYLLPLFAAFLSMYVVAQSFSMVSFIFHFSWIISFLFFKYLFLVWLAYIFQKKYQFEEIIFQSFLYERVAAIVIFPLLLLLFYTSIPQNLVLNFIYIFLVSFTIYKIVRMAYLSFFNSSFSKAHIIIYLCTLEILPLIILSKYLC, encoded by the coding sequence ATGGATTTAATTGCAGAGGCATATAATTCGCCCAATCAAGAGTGGGTATTTATTCTTTTTATTTTCTTCTTTTCATATATAACATTTCTGAAGTATAATTATTTCTCAAGATTTGTTTTAATACTTAAGTCGCCATTTAGCCAAAAACATGCTAATCAGTTTCTAAGAGAAGAATCTAGATCATCCAATAAGTTGTATTTATTACCTCTTTTTGCTGCCTTTTTATCAATGTATGTTGTTGCTCAGTCCTTCTCGATGGTTTCTTTTATTTTTCATTTTAGTTGGATTATATCCTTCCTTTTTTTTAAATATTTATTTTTAGTTTGGTTGGCATATATATTCCAGAAAAAATATCAATTTGAAGAAATAATTTTTCAATCTTTTCTGTATGAACGTGTGGCAGCTATAGTGATATTCCCTTTACTATTGCTTTTGTTTTACACTAGTATACCACAAAACTTAGTTCTAAATTTTATTTATATTTTTCTTGTTTCATTTACAATTTATAAAATTGTCAGAATGGCCTATTTGAGTTTTTTTAACTCATCATTTTCTAAAGCACATATAATTATATATCTTTGCACACTTGAAATTCTACCGTTAATAATCTTGTCAAAATATCTTTGTTAG